Proteins encoded in a region of the Paenibacillus sp. E222 genome:
- a CDS encoding sugar MFS transporter, whose product MQLATIFLGFIVFGISENIKGPAIPRIQFDFNLDEKQLGTLLSLNALGYLIACSFTAILVRKWGIKAVSIISFASMILSGVFIYVSHTYPLFASSYFFMYIGNGMLEIALAILGARIFVKNTGTMMNLSHFFYGLSSTVAPLLATGVMSLRVFGHELDWRGMYLVMLSLCLLPIIAALRSKFPGDDLPHEDRTSLKTLTRDPALWLMVLILSFGVVSELAVGGWLVNFLEKAYTWDTVKASGLLSAFFLTFSLGRLLLGPLTDRIGFVLSLILFSAFSGVCTFVALAGGERLAIFFAISGAGIAMIYPTVMAFIARRYPNGSDTAITFTVTLMGVGSVIGNYVIGWVIEGVKHMYGATTQLGLLRGLQAGYGFIGLCAVICAVSGVVLYVYLKRKQELI is encoded by the coding sequence ATGCAACTGGCAACGATCTTTCTGGGATTTATCGTATTTGGCATATCGGAAAATATTAAAGGGCCGGCCATTCCGCGCATTCAATTCGACTTTAATCTGGATGAGAAACAGCTCGGGACGTTACTGTCCCTAAACGCACTGGGTTATCTAATCGCTTGCTCCTTCACAGCTATTCTGGTTCGCAAATGGGGCATCAAGGCGGTTAGCATCATCTCGTTTGCCTCGATGATCCTCTCGGGTGTGTTCATTTATGTATCCCATACATATCCACTCTTTGCTTCATCGTACTTCTTCATGTACATCGGAAATGGCATGCTGGAGATTGCTTTGGCGATTCTGGGTGCGCGGATCTTTGTGAAAAATACAGGTACGATGATGAACCTGTCCCATTTCTTCTATGGGCTGAGTTCAACGGTAGCACCTTTGCTGGCGACGGGTGTCATGTCGTTGCGCGTGTTTGGACACGAGCTGGACTGGCGCGGCATGTATCTGGTGATGTTGTCACTCTGCCTGCTGCCGATTATTGCGGCACTGCGCAGCAAATTCCCGGGGGACGATCTTCCTCATGAAGATCGGACATCACTCAAGACGTTAACACGTGATCCTGCCCTTTGGCTGATGGTGCTCATTCTTTCTTTTGGCGTGGTATCGGAACTGGCGGTTGGGGGCTGGCTCGTTAACTTCCTGGAGAAAGCCTATACGTGGGACACGGTCAAAGCCTCCGGGTTATTATCTGCGTTCTTCCTCACGTTCTCGCTGGGACGCCTGCTGCTTGGACCATTGACGGACCGGATCGGATTTGTATTGTCACTGATTCTGTTCTCGGCTTTCTCGGGAGTATGTACGTTCGTGGCGCTTGCAGGGGGAGAGCGTCTTGCGATTTTCTTTGCGATATCTGGCGCGGGCATAGCGATGATCTATCCAACAGTTATGGCTTTTATCGCACGCAGATATCCAAACGGCAGTGACACCGCGATTACTTTCACGGTTACCCTGATGGGAGTTGGTAGTGTCATCGGTAACTATGTGATTGGTTGGGTGATTGAAGGTGTGAAGCATATGTATGGGGCAACCACTCAGTTAGGGCTGCTGCGCGGACTTCAGGCGGGATATGGATTCATTGGTTTATGTGCAGTGATCTGTGCGGTATCTGGCGTAGTGTTGTATGTGTATTTGAAGCGGAAGCAGGAACTGATTTAG
- a CDS encoding helix-turn-helix transcriptional regulator — MAKKVVVNIHKLTEKHNISLRELARLSDIRHAALSELQSGKRENINFAHIERIAEALDIDDIREIIEIRDC; from the coding sequence ATGGCTAAGAAAGTCGTCGTCAATATTCATAAACTCACGGAAAAACATAATATCTCGTTGCGTGAACTGGCAAGGTTGTCTGATATCCGACACGCCGCGTTAAGTGAGTTGCAGTCTGGGAAACGAGAGAATATCAATTTTGCCCATATTGAGCGGATTGCAGAAGCGTTGGATATAGATGATATTAGGGAAATTATAGAGATTCGAGATTGTTAA
- a CDS encoding ROK family protein, translating into MLPTSHNTQQVKRINVELVKNTLRSMGVGTKASIANLTKLSVATCGTILNELLQTGEIIDLGPDESSGGRPASRYQFNADYASVLCLIIRTEGGIHSITHTYANLNGEMADEQTLFMDEINVTVVEDLIANLIEQHHNVQAIGIGIPGVAHNGVIGICDVPELAGQPLGPRLKEQYEDVEVVIGNDMNLTVYGLYNQQQFEEEKNFAVVTFPENHFPGAGFIIDGRPLTGNTQFGGEVSFLPFGVSREEQLRMLKTVEGLQELVVQTLVSIIAIINPATIVVTGDTMDPAMSDGLTQGCLGHLIPQEHMPELIIQRDTRREYVTGLVAVTLESLTYRIQVVEKQW; encoded by the coding sequence ATGTTACCCACATCACACAACACCCAACAGGTGAAGCGGATCAACGTCGAACTGGTGAAGAATACACTGCGATCCATGGGCGTAGGCACCAAAGCTTCCATTGCGAACCTGACCAAACTTAGCGTGGCGACATGCGGTACGATCCTGAACGAATTACTCCAAACGGGTGAGATTATCGATCTTGGCCCGGATGAATCGAGTGGGGGAAGACCGGCGAGTCGATATCAATTCAATGCGGACTACGCCAGTGTGTTGTGCCTGATTATTCGAACGGAGGGCGGTATACACTCGATCACACATACATATGCCAATCTGAACGGAGAGATGGCGGATGAACAGACGCTCTTTATGGATGAGATTAATGTCACGGTAGTAGAAGATCTGATTGCAAACCTGATCGAACAACACCACAATGTGCAGGCCATCGGAATTGGCATACCTGGGGTGGCGCACAATGGCGTGATCGGCATTTGCGACGTACCGGAGTTGGCAGGTCAACCATTAGGGCCAAGGCTTAAGGAGCAGTATGAAGACGTGGAAGTGGTTATTGGCAACGACATGAACCTGACGGTCTATGGACTGTATAACCAGCAGCAATTTGAGGAAGAGAAGAACTTTGCGGTGGTGACTTTTCCGGAGAATCATTTTCCGGGTGCGGGCTTTATTATTGATGGTCGTCCGCTCACAGGGAATACGCAATTTGGGGGCGAGGTGTCCTTCTTACCTTTTGGCGTATCACGGGAAGAGCAGTTGCGAATGTTGAAAACGGTGGAAGGATTGCAGGAACTGGTTGTACAGACGCTAGTATCCATTATCGCGATTATTAACCCGGCTACGATTGTAGTCACAGGTGATACGATGGACCCGGCGATGAGTGATGGCCTGACGCAAGGTTGTCTGGGTCACCTGATCCCACAGGAGCATATGCCGGAGTTGATTATCCAAAGAGACACGCGGCGCGAATATGTGACTGGGCTGGTCGCGGTAACGCTAGAGAGCCTGACCTACCGTATTCAGGTGGTTGAGAAACAGTGGTAA